In Mustela nigripes isolate SB6536 chromosome 2, MUSNIG.SB6536, whole genome shotgun sequence, a single window of DNA contains:
- the PTBP1 gene encoding polypyrimidine tract-binding protein 1 isoform X3: MSSNSASAANGNDSKKFKGDSRSAGVPSRVIHIRKLPGDVTEGEVISLGLPFGKVTNLLMLKGKNQAFIEMNTEEAANTMVNYYTSVTPVLRGQPIYIQFSNHKELKTDSSPNQARAQAALQAVNSVQSGNLALAASAAAVDAGMAMAGQSPVLRIIVENLFYPVTLDVLHQIFSKFGTVLKIITFTKNNQFQALLQYADPVSAQHAKLSLDGQNIYNACCTLRIDFSKLTSLNVKYNNDKSRDYTRPDLPSGDSQPSLDQTMAAAFGAPGIMSASPYAGAGFPPTFAIPQAAGLSVPNVHGALAPLAIPSAAAAAAAAGRIAIPGLAGAGNSVLLVSNLNPERVTPQSLFILFGVYGDVQRVKILFNKKENALVQMADGSQAQLAMSHLNGHKLHGKPVRITLSKHQNVQLPREGQEDQGLTKDYGNSPLHRFKKPGSKNFQNIFPPSATLHLSNIPPSVSEDDLKILFSSNGGIVKGFKFFQKDRKMALIQMGSVEEAIQALIDLHNHDLGENHHLRVSFSKSTI, translated from the exons ATGAGCAGTAACTCGGCTTCTGCAG CAAATGGGAACGACAGCAAGAAGTTCAAGGGGGACAGCCGAAGTGCGGGCGTGCCCTCCAGAGTGATCCACATCCGGAAGCTCCCGGGCGACGTGACGGAGGGCGAGGTCATCTCTCTGGGGCTCCCCTTTGGGAAGGTCACCAATCTCCTGATGCTGAAAGGGAAGAATCAG GCCTTCATCGAGATGAACACGGAGGAGGCCGCCAACACCATGGTCAACTACTACACGTCCGTGACGCCCGTGCTGCGCGGCCAGCCCATCTACATCCAGTTCTCCAACCACAAGGAGCTCAAGACGGACAGCTCGCCCAACCAGGCA cgGGCCCAGGCCGCGCTGCAGGCGGTGAACTCCGTGCAGTCAGGAAACCTGGCCCTGGCGGCCTCGGCTGCCGCGGTGGATGCTGGGATGGCCATGGCCGGCCAGAGCCCAGTGCTGCGGATCATCGTGGAGAACCTTTTCTACCCGGTGACTCTGGATGTGCTCCACCAG ATCTTTTCCAAGTTTGGTACGGTCCTGAAGATCATCACTTTCACCAAGAATAACCAGTTCCAGGCACTGCTGCAGTATGCCGACCCTGTGAGCGCCCAGCACGCCAAGCTG TCGCTGGACGGACAGAACATCTACAACGCCTGCTGCACGCTCCGAATCGACTTCTCCAAGCTCACCAGCCTCAACGTCAAGTACAACAACGACAAGAGCCGGGACTACACGCGCCCTGACCTGCCTTCCGGTGACAGCCAGCCCTCGCTGGACCAGACCATGGCCGCCGCCTTTG GTGCGCCTGGTATAATGTCAGCCTCTCCATATGCAGGAGCTGGTTTCCCTCCCACCTTTGCAATTCCTCAAGCCGCAG gcctctctgTCCCTAACGTGCACGGGGCGCTGGCCCCCCTGGCCATCCCatccgcggcggcggcggcagcggcggcgggcCGGATCGCCATCCCAGGCCTGGCCGGGGCAGGGAATTCTGTCCTGCTGGTCAGCAACCTCAACCCCGAG AGAGTCACACCCCAAAGCCTCTTTATTCTTTTCG GCGTGTACGGCGACGTGCAGCGGGTGAAGATCTTGTTCAATAAGAAGGAGAACGCGCTGGTGCAGATGGCCGACGGGAGCCAGGCGCAGCTGG CCATGAGCCACCTCAACGGGCACAAGCTGCACGGAAAGCCGGTGCGCATCACGCTGTCCAAGCACCAGAATGTGCAGCTGCCCCGTGAGGGCCAGGAGGACCAGGGCCTCACCAAGGACTACGGCAACTCCCCCCTGCACCGCTTCAAGAAGCCGGGCTCCAAGAACTTCCAGAACATCTTCCCGCCTTCAGCCACCCTGCACCTCTCCAACATCCC GCCCTCGGTGTCTGAGGACGACCTGAAGATCCTTTTCTCCAGCAACGGCGGGATCGTCAAGGGGTTCAAGTTCTTCCA GAAGGACCGCAAAATGGCGCTGATCCAGATGGGCTCCGTGGAggaagccatccaggcgctcatCGACCTGCACAACCACGACCTGGGCGAGAACCACCACCTGAGGGTCTCCTTCTCCAAGTCCACCATCTAG
- the PTBP1 gene encoding polypyrimidine tract-binding protein 1 isoform X1 yields MDGIVPDIAVGTKRGSDELFSACVSNGPFIMSSNSASAANGNDSKKFKGDSRSAGVPSRVIHIRKLPGDVTEGEVISLGLPFGKVTNLLMLKGKNQAFIEMNTEEAANTMVNYYTSVTPVLRGQPIYIQFSNHKELKTDSSPNQARAQAALQAVNSVQSGNLALAASAAAVDAGMAMAGQSPVLRIIVENLFYPVTLDVLHQIFSKFGTVLKIITFTKNNQFQALLQYADPVSAQHAKLSLDGQNIYNACCTLRIDFSKLTSLNVKYNNDKSRDYTRPDLPSGDSQPSLDQTMAAAFGAPGIMSASPYAGAGFPPTFAIPQAAGLSVPNVHGALAPLAIPSAAAAAAAAGRIAIPGLAGAGNSVLLVSNLNPERVTPQSLFILFGVYGDVQRVKILFNKKENALVQMADGSQAQLAMSHLNGHKLHGKPVRITLSKHQNVQLPREGQEDQGLTKDYGNSPLHRFKKPGSKNFQNIFPPSATLHLSNIPPSVSEDDLKILFSSNGGIVKGFKFFQKDRKMALIQMGSVEEAIQALIDLHNHDLGENHHLRVSFSKSTI; encoded by the exons ATGGACGG cATCGTCCCAGACATAGCAGTTGGTACAAAG cGGGGATCCGACGAGCTTTTCTCTGCCTGCGTCAGTAACGGACCCTTTATCATGAGCAGTAACTCGGCTTCTGCAG CAAATGGGAACGACAGCAAGAAGTTCAAGGGGGACAGCCGAAGTGCGGGCGTGCCCTCCAGAGTGATCCACATCCGGAAGCTCCCGGGCGACGTGACGGAGGGCGAGGTCATCTCTCTGGGGCTCCCCTTTGGGAAGGTCACCAATCTCCTGATGCTGAAAGGGAAGAATCAG GCCTTCATCGAGATGAACACGGAGGAGGCCGCCAACACCATGGTCAACTACTACACGTCCGTGACGCCCGTGCTGCGCGGCCAGCCCATCTACATCCAGTTCTCCAACCACAAGGAGCTCAAGACGGACAGCTCGCCCAACCAGGCA cgGGCCCAGGCCGCGCTGCAGGCGGTGAACTCCGTGCAGTCAGGAAACCTGGCCCTGGCGGCCTCGGCTGCCGCGGTGGATGCTGGGATGGCCATGGCCGGCCAGAGCCCAGTGCTGCGGATCATCGTGGAGAACCTTTTCTACCCGGTGACTCTGGATGTGCTCCACCAG ATCTTTTCCAAGTTTGGTACGGTCCTGAAGATCATCACTTTCACCAAGAATAACCAGTTCCAGGCACTGCTGCAGTATGCCGACCCTGTGAGCGCCCAGCACGCCAAGCTG TCGCTGGACGGACAGAACATCTACAACGCCTGCTGCACGCTCCGAATCGACTTCTCCAAGCTCACCAGCCTCAACGTCAAGTACAACAACGACAAGAGCCGGGACTACACGCGCCCTGACCTGCCTTCCGGTGACAGCCAGCCCTCGCTGGACCAGACCATGGCCGCCGCCTTTG GTGCGCCTGGTATAATGTCAGCCTCTCCATATGCAGGAGCTGGTTTCCCTCCCACCTTTGCAATTCCTCAAGCCGCAG gcctctctgTCCCTAACGTGCACGGGGCGCTGGCCCCCCTGGCCATCCCatccgcggcggcggcggcagcggcggcgggcCGGATCGCCATCCCAGGCCTGGCCGGGGCAGGGAATTCTGTCCTGCTGGTCAGCAACCTCAACCCCGAG AGAGTCACACCCCAAAGCCTCTTTATTCTTTTCG GCGTGTACGGCGACGTGCAGCGGGTGAAGATCTTGTTCAATAAGAAGGAGAACGCGCTGGTGCAGATGGCCGACGGGAGCCAGGCGCAGCTGG CCATGAGCCACCTCAACGGGCACAAGCTGCACGGAAAGCCGGTGCGCATCACGCTGTCCAAGCACCAGAATGTGCAGCTGCCCCGTGAGGGCCAGGAGGACCAGGGCCTCACCAAGGACTACGGCAACTCCCCCCTGCACCGCTTCAAGAAGCCGGGCTCCAAGAACTTCCAGAACATCTTCCCGCCTTCAGCCACCCTGCACCTCTCCAACATCCC GCCCTCGGTGTCTGAGGACGACCTGAAGATCCTTTTCTCCAGCAACGGCGGGATCGTCAAGGGGTTCAAGTTCTTCCA GAAGGACCGCAAAATGGCGCTGATCCAGATGGGCTCCGTGGAggaagccatccaggcgctcatCGACCTGCACAACCACGACCTGGGCGAGAACCACCACCTGAGGGTCTCCTTCTCCAAGTCCACCATCTAG
- the PTBP1 gene encoding polypyrimidine tract-binding protein 1 isoform X2 — MDGIVPDIAVGTKRGSDELFSACVSNGPFIMSSNSASAANGNDSKKFKGDSRSAGVPSRVIHIRKLPGDVTEGEVISLGLPFGKVTNLLMLKGKNQAFIEMNTEEAANTMVNYYTSVTPVLRGQPIYIQFSNHKELKTDSSPNQARAQAALQAVNSVQSGNLALAASAAAVDAGMAMAGQSPVLRIIVENLFYPVTLDVLHQIFSKFGTVLKIITFTKNNQFQALLQYADPVSAQHAKLSLDGQNIYNACCTLRIDFSKLTSLNVKYNNDKSRDYTRPDLPSGDSQPSLDQTMAAAFGLSVPNVHGALAPLAIPSAAAAAAAAGRIAIPGLAGAGNSVLLVSNLNPERVTPQSLFILFGVYGDVQRVKILFNKKENALVQMADGSQAQLAMSHLNGHKLHGKPVRITLSKHQNVQLPREGQEDQGLTKDYGNSPLHRFKKPGSKNFQNIFPPSATLHLSNIPPSVSEDDLKILFSSNGGIVKGFKFFQKDRKMALIQMGSVEEAIQALIDLHNHDLGENHHLRVSFSKSTI, encoded by the exons ATGGACGG cATCGTCCCAGACATAGCAGTTGGTACAAAG cGGGGATCCGACGAGCTTTTCTCTGCCTGCGTCAGTAACGGACCCTTTATCATGAGCAGTAACTCGGCTTCTGCAG CAAATGGGAACGACAGCAAGAAGTTCAAGGGGGACAGCCGAAGTGCGGGCGTGCCCTCCAGAGTGATCCACATCCGGAAGCTCCCGGGCGACGTGACGGAGGGCGAGGTCATCTCTCTGGGGCTCCCCTTTGGGAAGGTCACCAATCTCCTGATGCTGAAAGGGAAGAATCAG GCCTTCATCGAGATGAACACGGAGGAGGCCGCCAACACCATGGTCAACTACTACACGTCCGTGACGCCCGTGCTGCGCGGCCAGCCCATCTACATCCAGTTCTCCAACCACAAGGAGCTCAAGACGGACAGCTCGCCCAACCAGGCA cgGGCCCAGGCCGCGCTGCAGGCGGTGAACTCCGTGCAGTCAGGAAACCTGGCCCTGGCGGCCTCGGCTGCCGCGGTGGATGCTGGGATGGCCATGGCCGGCCAGAGCCCAGTGCTGCGGATCATCGTGGAGAACCTTTTCTACCCGGTGACTCTGGATGTGCTCCACCAG ATCTTTTCCAAGTTTGGTACGGTCCTGAAGATCATCACTTTCACCAAGAATAACCAGTTCCAGGCACTGCTGCAGTATGCCGACCCTGTGAGCGCCCAGCACGCCAAGCTG TCGCTGGACGGACAGAACATCTACAACGCCTGCTGCACGCTCCGAATCGACTTCTCCAAGCTCACCAGCCTCAACGTCAAGTACAACAACGACAAGAGCCGGGACTACACGCGCCCTGACCTGCCTTCCGGTGACAGCCAGCCCTCGCTGGACCAGACCATGGCCGCCGCCTTTG gcctctctgTCCCTAACGTGCACGGGGCGCTGGCCCCCCTGGCCATCCCatccgcggcggcggcggcagcggcggcgggcCGGATCGCCATCCCAGGCCTGGCCGGGGCAGGGAATTCTGTCCTGCTGGTCAGCAACCTCAACCCCGAG AGAGTCACACCCCAAAGCCTCTTTATTCTTTTCG GCGTGTACGGCGACGTGCAGCGGGTGAAGATCTTGTTCAATAAGAAGGAGAACGCGCTGGTGCAGATGGCCGACGGGAGCCAGGCGCAGCTGG CCATGAGCCACCTCAACGGGCACAAGCTGCACGGAAAGCCGGTGCGCATCACGCTGTCCAAGCACCAGAATGTGCAGCTGCCCCGTGAGGGCCAGGAGGACCAGGGCCTCACCAAGGACTACGGCAACTCCCCCCTGCACCGCTTCAAGAAGCCGGGCTCCAAGAACTTCCAGAACATCTTCCCGCCTTCAGCCACCCTGCACCTCTCCAACATCCC GCCCTCGGTGTCTGAGGACGACCTGAAGATCCTTTTCTCCAGCAACGGCGGGATCGTCAAGGGGTTCAAGTTCTTCCA GAAGGACCGCAAAATGGCGCTGATCCAGATGGGCTCCGTGGAggaagccatccaggcgctcatCGACCTGCACAACCACGACCTGGGCGAGAACCACCACCTGAGGGTCTCCTTCTCCAAGTCCACCATCTAG